Part of the Sphingobacterium sp. LZ7M1 genome, CCTAGAGGTCTTCCTTTTGGGAGGAAAGCTTTCCAGGAACACGAATGTTGTGTCAGGGTCGCAGGTAATCAATGAGTTATCAGATATCAAGGTCGATCTATGTCTGTTGGGGACGAACAGTCTTTCTGTAGAAGAGGGGGTAACCGATTCCGATTGGGAAGTTGTTCAGATCAAGAAAGCGATGATCAAATGTTCGCAGAAATTAGGGGTACTGAGTATTGTCGAGAAATTAAATTCCAACCAAAAGCTTAGGGTTTGCCCATTAAAAGATATTACTTATCTCATTACGGACTTAAATCCTAAACATCCAAGTCTAGAAGAATTCAGTAAACAGATAACCATTATTTAATTTGGTTTTTTTCCAAAGGTCTTTACACGAATGGCTCTCTCAACGAGCCATTTGTTGCTTTCGATAAAGAGGTTGTGCCAAAGCAGGTTATAGTTTATCCTGCGGTTGAATAGCGTTCTCTTTGCGTGTTTCAGTAGCTTAAAGACACTGTATCCCGCCAGACCGTTAAATGGTTTGGCATAGTAGGAAGCATGGTGTTTCTTCCATTCTTCAACAGCCTTTTTATTGACATATTCCACATACTCTTCATTTGCCAACTTGGCAGAGAGCGGCTTAACAAAGTCTGCGGACAATTTTTCGTCCTTCAATTCCACCAGATGCTTTTTCTTTTCTACAATATGGAGGAAGTGCTTGCTCAGCTTCTTGTTTTCGAATTCCAGTTCCAGTACGCCGCCTACGTTCCATTGCGGGTGATTTGCAGGATATTCAAAATAAAAGTTACCAAGGCTATAGGCGATCAATTTACCGTTATATTCTTCTATGCCCTGAACGACATGGGGATGGTGTGCGATGATGACATCAACACCTAAATCAATCAATTCCTTATAGCGTTCCTTCCATTCCGGAATAGGCACATCCAATAGTTCCACCCCAGCATGGATTTGTACGATCAGGATATCCACCTGTTTTCGGTATTGTTGGATATCGGCGTTTACCCGTTTGGCATTGACCCAAGCATGACCGACCAACCGGTCGCCATTCAATGCGCCATAC contains:
- a CDS encoding CapA family protein; translation: MQATSKHKFVFVGDIVCEKAPQFSPSLKELFKSADLKSCNFEAPIQGVGQPIHKTGPLVAQNKNAPTWLQALGFNCFSLANNHIYDFGEEALLKTIDLFPRQEILGVGSEEEAYGLKTWTFDDIKYGFLAYGENGYGALNGDRLVGHAWVNAKRVNADIQQYRKQVDILIVQIHAGVELLDVPIPEWKERYKELIDLGVDVIIAHHPHVVQGIEEYNGKLIAYSLGNFYFEYPANHPQWNVGGVLELEFENKKLSKHFLHIVEKKKHLVELKDEKLSADFVKPLSAKLANEEYVEYVNKKAVEEWKKHHASYYAKPFNGLAGYSVFKLLKHAKRTLFNRRINYNLLWHNLFIESNKWLVERAIRVKTFGKKPN